The Sulfurospirillum diekertiae genomic sequence CGAAAGTTTCATCGCATGAATCGTGCCACTCTTGGCTTTCAGGTTTCCTGCAATGAGCTCAAAAAGTGTACTTTTCCCACTTCCACTTGCCCCCAATATGGCAACGACTTCTCCAACCTTTACATGTAAAGAAAAATTGTCATATAAAAGCTTGGAATTTGGGTAGGCAAAGCTTAGATTTTCAATGCGTAAAACCTCTTGGCTCATGCGCGAATTTGCCCTTTGCCATAAACTTTGAATTTGTAAGTGGTCAGGTCATTAATGCCCATAGGTCCACGTGCATGAAGTTTGTTGGTGCTGATGCCTACTTCCGCGCCAAAACCAAACTCACCACCATCTGTAAAACGGGTGGAAGCATTGGCATAAACCGTTGCCGCGTCAACTTCATTTAAAAAGCGTTCAACGGTAGTATAATTTTCACTCAAAATGGCTTCAGAATGCGAAGAGCCAAACTCCGCAATATGGGCTATTGCTTCATCTACGCTTTCAACGATCTTGATATTGAGAGCATTACGAAGGTGTTCGGTATGGTAATCTTCCTCACTGGCAAGCTTTACATGTAAAAGATTTTGAGTCTTATCACATCCTTTTATCTCCGCTCCAGTCAGCTCAAGCGCCTCTTTCATACGGGGTAAAAAACTTTCCGCCACAGATTCATGAACTAAAAGCGTTTCCAGTGAATTACACGCACTTGGGCGTTGGCATTTGGCGTTTAAAACAATTTCGATGGCTTGGTCTAAATTCGCTTCTTTATCCACATAGGTATGACAGACACCTTTGTCATGTTTTACCACAGGAACGGTTGCATTTTCACTCACAAAACGAATCAACGCCTCACCGCCGCGAGGGATGATAAGATCAACATATTTGTCCATTTTGATCAGCTTAGCAACGCCTTCACGACTGGAATCGGGCAAAAGCGAAATAATCTCTATAGGGAGGTTGAATTTTTCGAGCACTTCTTGTAAAATGGAAGCAATAACTGCATTGCTGTAAAATGCCTCTTTACCACCTTTTAGCACACACGCATTGCCACTTTTAAAGCAAAGAGCGGCGGTATCGCTGGTCACATTGGGACGACTTTCATAGATGATACCCACCACACCAATAGGAATGCTGACTTTTTCAATTCTGAGTCCACTAGGAACAACCCAACCTTCTAAAATACGCCCTACAGGCTCTTTGAGCGCTGCAATTTCGCGAATGGCATTTGCCATATCTGCTATGCGTTGCGTGTTGAGTAAGAGTCGATCAACAAGTGCCGAACTTAAATTGTTTTTCTTGGCTTCCTCTAAATCTTTTTGATTTTCGGTTATGATAAGCGCACTGTGTTTCTCTAAAGCCTCTGCCATATGTGCTAAAACATCCATTTTTGTTTTAGGATCAAGGGTGGCGATAATTCGACTGGCAGATTTGGCATGTTCTAGAAAAGTTTGCACGTTGATAGTTCCTTACAATGGCATTTGATGGGATTTTACACTTTTTATATTTAATGTGTCATAAGTAAGTTCGGGATATAATAGTTAGCATCAGTAGATAATCATACAAGGACACAAGAATGCAACAAATTTACGATTTAGTCATTATTGGTGGTGGACCTGGCGGTATTGGTGCAGCGGTTGAAGCAAAGGTGCTTGGACTGAAACATATTATGATGATTGAAAAGGGTGATAACCATTCACAAACGATCCGCAAATTTTACAAAGATAATAAACGTGTTGATAAAAACTACAAAGGTCAGGAGATCGAACTTAAAGGCTCTATTGATTTCCGTGATGGCACCAAAGAGAGTACGCTAAACTACTTTGACTCACTTTTGGATTCGGGTGAGATTGACTCGGCATTTAACAGCGAAGTTGAGAGTATCATCAAAGAGAACAATGAATTTCGTATTGTGACAACCAAAGCAGGATACAGAGCCAAAAATGTTATCGTTGCTATTGGCACGATGGGAAAACCCAATAAACCCGATTACACACTACCTCTCTCACTCAAAGAACGCATCAATTTCAACTTAGACAAATGTTCACAAAATGAAAAACTATTGATTGTGGGTGGTGGAAACTCTGCCATAGAGTATGCGATAGAGCTTTCCAAAACCAATAACGTTACTGTTAATTATCGTCGTGACACCTTTAGTAGGCTCAACGACATCAATCTTAAGATGATTCAAGAGTTCAATGGACAAGAGAAACTTCGTCTTCGCCTTGGTATGGATATTGTATCGGTAGAAAATGAAAATGGTCTTGTCAAAGTTAACTTTACCGATGGCTATTATACGATTTACGATCGTGTGGTGTATGCAATTGGCGGAACAACACCGGTTGATTTTCTACGAAAATGTGGGATTTCACTTGATAGCGAAGGAAAACCTGAGTTTGATGAAAATTATGAAACCAAAACCAAAGGGCTTTATTTAGCAGGTGACATCGCGGTTAAAAGTGGTGGAAGTATCGCTATTGCGCTTAACCATGCGTATTCTATTGTGTCACATATTTTAAATTCAAAATAATTAAGGCTTTTGATTAATGGCAAAAATTGCTCTCTCTTCTTCGCAGATTTTAAATATAGCACTTGGTGCAATTATCGTAGTTGGAAGTTTAGCTTCTGTAAAATATGGTAATTTTGGTGGAGTCTCTTTTGACGAGCTCGGTGAAAAATACATCAGTAAAAGCGATGTTAAATTTAGTGATCTACCTCAGGATATGCAAAAGCATTATATAGACAAAGACGCGACGATTGAGCAGGGCAAAGATGGCAATCTCTATGAAGATGAATACTTTGACGAACAAGGCAAACCTATTCCTGATTCTGAGTTAACACCTCAAGACTTTAAACGTATGGTCAATAAATTGCAAAAAACACTCCTCTTTGTTCAGCACGATAACCTTTTAATGGCCAATGAAAAAAATGAGCTTTCTAAAAAACTCGAAGAGCAAGACAACGAACTTGAAGAGCAACGCAATCAATTAACCAATAAAAATACCGAACGCCTTAATGAAGCAGAGCAGCAACACTATCGCAACATCAGTGATTTGACGATGAAAATCAATGAGTTGCAAAAGGAAAATGTTGTCATCGCTCAAAAAGCAAACATTGAAGCCAATACCTTAAGAGGTCAAATAGAAGAACTTAAAGCTAAGGCTGTCGATGATGAAGATAAAAAACGTATTGCCATTCAAAAAGCACGCGAAGAAGAGCAAGCAAAGCTAACGGATTACAAAGAAAAAATCAAATTTTTGAACGATCAGATTGCGCTTTTAAACGAGCAAATCAATACAAACAACGAGACAGCTAAAAATGCTTTTACACGTAAGCAAGATGAGATCAACAAACTTAAAGAAGAGATCGTACAAGCGGCAAAAGAGAAAAATGAACTCTTAAATAAACAAACACAATCCTTGCTCCTTTCAGACCAAAAGCATAAAGAAGAGATTGGTAAATACAACGCTACCATAGAACAACTCAAAGCAGATACTGAAAAATTGATTGCTAAAAATCGCCAAGATATGGCGCTTCAAGATGACGATCATCTCAAGAAAATGGCACTTGAAGAGGAAAAAATCAAAGGTCTAAATAATGAGATTGCCAGTTCTAAAAAACATATTGATGCACTCATCCTTGAAAATGAGAAGGATTTTAATAAATTTAAAACCTATCTTGAAGATGAGAAAAAACTCAATAAAGAACTCTCTGCTGCTAATAAAAAGCTTGAAGAAAATGCACAAAACAGCGAAAAAAATCTCAATGCATCCATCTTAAAGCTCAATGAGGAAATTGCTAAAAGAGAGGCTAAGATCAAAGAGTTAGGCGATAAAATAGTAACAATGAACACAGAAAAGCTTAACGTTGAGGAAGAGGTCAAAAAACGAGTCGATGAAAACGACAAGATTCACAATAAAAACTATAAAGTATTTAATGAAAAAATTGCCAGTTTTGATAATGTCAAAAAAGAGTTGATGGCTAAATTTGACAAACAGTTAAGTGATTACAAAGCAACCGTGCAAGAAAACAGTGATCGTATGCAGTTTCATACCGATGAACTCACTGCATCTAATAATGATCTAAAACTCAAATACGACGGAAAAGAGAAAGAGTTACAAGCCCTTAAAACACAACTCGTTGCCTATAAAACAGAGACACAAAAAGGTAAAGAGAGCGATGATGGAAAAATCAAAGAACTTCGCACAGCATTAGATGAACTCAAAGCAAATAGCAAGGCTCAAGAAAACGACTACATCGCTAAAATACAGTTACTTCAAGCAGATATTAAAGAAAAAGAGACGGCGATTGTTTCCAACCGTAAAGATGAAGTTCTCAAAACTTCTGCTTTAGAAAAAGAGATTAAAAGTAAAGCACTTGAGCTCCAAAAAATTCAGACAGAGAATGCACGCAATGAAGGAATGGTTCAAACATTACATGTAAAACTTAAAGATTCAGAAGACAATGCAACAAAGGCAACCAACAAAAAAGTTGAAGAGCTTAAAGCGCAACTTGCAACGATAGAAAAAAAATCGTGTGAGTGAAGATTCAAAAATGGTTGGACTTAAAGACGAACTTCGCCGTAAAGAGATTGAGTATTTAGATGCGCTCAAAGAGAAAGACAAAGAGATTAAAGCTAAAGAAGCGACAATTCTTGCAACCAAAGAGGGGATGAAGAAGATTGAGGGTCTCAAAGCCTCAACAGATGAAAATCTAACGAAACTTAAAGAAGAGTCCAAACAAAAAGAGCTTCAACATTTAGAAGCCACCAAAGCACTTCAAAACGAGATCAAAGCCAAAGAGGCACAATTAACAGCTTCCTCTAAAGAAGAAACCCTTAAAAGCATTGCTTTGGACAAAGAGCTTAAAGCCAAAGAGGCACAACTCTTAGCCTCTAAAGAAGAGATGAAAAAACTTGAAGCGCAAAGAGTTGCAACTGAAGACAAACTCGCCAAACTCAAAGAAGAGTCAAAACAGCAACAGCTTCAAAACTTAGAAGCGACCAAAGCATTGCAAGCAGAGCTAAAAGCAAAAGAGAGCCAAATTGCCTCATTTAATAAAGAAGAGACACTTAAAAGTATCGCTTTAGAAAAAGAGCTCAAAGCTAAAGAAGCCACAATTGTTGCCAATAAAGAGAATTACAAAAAGACAGAAACACTTAAAGCTTCACTTGAAGAGAATATAACGAAACTCAAAGAAGAGTTCAAGCAAAAAGAGCTTCAATATTTAGAGGCGGCGAAAGCACTCCAAGCTGACATCAAAGGAAAAGAGACGCAATTAGGAGCTAGTAAAAAAGATGAAACCCTTAAAATAATTGCACTCGAAAAAGAGCTCAAACAAAAAGAGAGTGTTTTAGCGCAACAACAAGATGATTTTACAAAACGCATTGCTTCCAATGAGCAAACAATCAAAACGCTCAATGAAAAAATAAAGCTGTTAGAAACGGCAACACCAAAAACAGTTGTAGCCAAAACGTCAACACCTTTGCAAAAAGGTCATAAGCCTGTGATGGTTGACAAAGTAACGTGTACCGATATGGGAACAGGTGTCAATGCTATCTCTGAAACCTGTAAAAAAGAGGTTCAGACCTTCCTTGCGAAGTATGACAGCTCTTACCTCTTTGAGGTTGCGCCTATTGTTGACAATGGTGGTTTTGCATCACTCAAGCTGATTAAAAATAAAAAAGTGGGCGTAGAAGATAGTGAAATTGATCGCATTAGTGGACTTGCCAATATTGGACTTGGAAAAGCCAGAGCAAAAGCGGGTGGAGAGCTCGTTGAAACCTATGTAGGAGAAGGCGCAAAAATTAGCTATGCACTTTCAAATATAGAGCAAGATAAAGCACGAGGCTTCCAGATAAGGGTGTATCAATAAAAATGAACTTATTTCAGCCAGAACAGGGGTATCGCTACAACAGTGATACCCTTTTACTTTATGATTTTATCGCCTCATTCACACCAAAAGGCGAATTACTAGATGTTGGTTGTGGTTGTGGCATTTTGGGGCTTTTGCTCAAACGCGATTTTCCAGCTTTACATGTAAATCTTTTAGACATTCAAGCTCAAAATTGTGAAATCTCAAAAGCCAACGCACATGCGAATAACATAGAGATCGCCAGCTTTACATGTAAAGATTTTTTAGAGGCGAAATTCGAGCATAAATTTGATATGATTGTATCAAATCCTCCTTTTTACCATAAAGGCGGTGTTAAAAGTGAAAACGATGCCCTCTACCTTAGTCGTCACAGTAGTGCGCTTCCCTTTACGGCATTTGCCTCTAAAGTTACCAAAAGTCTTTCCAATCGTGGTTATTTTTTCTTCTGCTATGATGCCAAGCAACTGGATAGTTTGATGGCGGCACTGCTTGCCAATGGACTGAATGTGGAAGATCTTCGTTTTGTGTACCCCAAAGAGGAGAGAGAAGCTTCCTTGGTGCTGATTCGTGCACGTAAAAACTCAAAAACTTTGTGTAAAATTCATCCACCACTTTTTATCTACAATGGTGAAACATTTAGTCCTCAGGTACAAACCATTTTTGAGCGATCCCAAACAAAGAGTGTGACATGGAAAGCATAATGAAATGTGAAGGCTATCCATACGCTTTTGATCCAAAAGCGTGTCAAAGCTGTACTGGAAAGTGCTGTATTGGAGAGAGCGGATACATTTGGGTGAGTCAAGAGGAGATAAGTGCGATTGCTTTGAAACTTTCTTTATCAAAAGAAGAATTTATCAATAACTATTTACTAAAAATTCGCTATCGTTTCACGATTAAAGAAATCGCATACGAAGGCGGCTATGGTTGCATCTTTTTCGATATGGAAAAAAAGATGTGTCGTATCTATGACGTACGTCCACAACAGTGCCGTACATTCCCTTTTTGGGAATATTTTAAAGAAAATATTGACGAGGTAGTCACAGAATGTCCCGGTATTATTCGTTTATAATCGTCCTTTTTTTATTGGCTGGTTGCGCCACCAAAGAAGTTGTTGTTACTAAAGAGACAACAAAAAAAAGTTTTTGAAGAAGAAGACAACCTTATTTTACAAGCATTAGATTATCAGCAAAATGGCGACTATGTCAATGCACGCAAAATTTATCATACACTTTACGAACAGAGCCAAAAGAAAGTTTATCTTACTGAAGATGCAGGTCTTGCCTTTGTCTTAGGTGATCCTGATGCACGTGATCTTATTCTGCAAGGTATTCAAAAATACCCTGAAGAAAAGAACTTTAACCGTCTTCTTGTGGGGCAACTTGTTAAAGAAAAACGCTACGAAGAAGCTGAAAAAGAGATTCTTAAACTCATTGAGTACGATAAAACAGTACAGCATCTCAGCATCGCTGGTAATCTTTATTTGCAAATGAAAGAGTATGACTTAGCTCTTAAATATTTTGAAAGTGCCTATAAACAAGAGCAATCTGAAGATCTTTTACTCAATATCGTTGAACTTCTATACCGCTTTTTAGGACGTAAAGATGACGCAGTCGCCTATTTGGAAACATATGCAAATGTAGAAGGCTGCGGAGAACATGCATGTTTTAAACTGATTGAAATTTACGGACGTGATCGTAATGTTCAAGGGCTTATTGCCACGTATAAAAAACTGTATAAAGAACAACCAACGGATGAAATTGCCAAAAAAATCGTTGAATTAATGCTGTACACAAAAGATATCAAAGGGGCAACTCATTTCTTGGAAAAAACAGGCTTGAACCAAGACATGTTGATTCAAATTTATGCAACACAGAAAAAATTCACAGAAGCCTATGCTCTTGCAGAAAAGCTTTACGAAGAGAGCAAGAA encodes the following:
- a CDS encoding NAD(P)-binding domain-containing protein, translating into MQQIYDLVIIGGGPGGIGAAVEAKVLGLKHIMMIEKGDNHSQTIRKFYKDNKRVDKNYKGQEIELKGSIDFRDGTKESTLNYFDSLLDSGEIDSAFNSEVESIIKENNEFRIVTTKAGYRAKNVIVAIGTMGKPNKPDYTLPLSLKERINFNLDKCSQNEKLLIVGGGNSAIEYAIELSKTNNVTVNYRRDTFSRLNDINLKMIQEFNGQEKLRLRLGMDIVSVENENGLVKVNFTDGYYTIYDRVVYAIGGTTPVDFLRKCGISLDSEGKPEFDENYETKTKGLYLAGDIAVKSGGSIAIALNHAYSIVSHILNSK
- a CDS encoding tetratricopeptide repeat protein; this encodes MLLKRQQKKVFEEEDNLILQALDYQQNGDYVNARKIYHTLYEQSQKKVYLTEDAGLAFVLGDPDARDLILQGIQKYPEEKNFNRLLVGQLVKEKRYEEAEKEILKLIEYDKTVQHLSIAGNLYLQMKEYDLALKYFESAYKQEQSEDLLLNIVELLYRFLGRKDDAVAYLETYANVEGCGEHACFKLIEIYGRDRNVQGLIATYKKLYKEQPTDEIAKKIVELMLYTKDIKGATHFLEKTGLNQDMLIQIYATQKKFTEAYALAEKLYEESKNLDYLGKMAIYEYELNKTKLTPEILQSISKKFEEVTGLLKDSVYMNYYGYLLIDHDIDVPKGIRLVQDALALEPNSPYYLDSLAWGLFKQGKCEEAYAIMKYFGDNVIEEEVNAHIEAIKKCLKEKKPQ
- a CDS encoding tRNA1(Val) (adenine(37)-N6)-methyltransferase, with the protein product MNLFQPEQGYRYNSDTLLLYDFIASFTPKGELLDVGCGCGILGLLLKRDFPALHVNLLDIQAQNCEISKANAHANNIEIASFTCKDFLEAKFEHKFDMIVSNPPFYHKGGVKSENDALYLSRHSSALPFTAFASKVTKSLSNRGYFFFCYDAKQLDSLMAALLANGLNVEDLRFVYPKEEREASLVLIRARKNSKTLCKIHPPLFIYNGETFSPQVQTIFERSQTKSVTWKA
- a CDS encoding glutamate-5-semialdehyde dehydrogenase, which encodes MQTFLEHAKSASRIIATLDPKTKMDVLAHMAEALEKHSALIITENQKDLEEAKKNNLSSALVDRLLLNTQRIADMANAIREIAALKEPVGRILEGWVVPSGLRIEKVSIPIGVVGIIYESRPNVTSDTAALCFKSGNACVLKGGKEAFYSNAVIASILQEVLEKFNLPIEIISLLPDSSREGVAKLIKMDKYVDLIIPRGGEALIRFVSENATVPVVKHDKGVCHTYVDKEANLDQAIEIVLNAKCQRPSACNSLETLLVHESVAESFLPRMKEALELTGAEIKGCDKTQNLLHVKLASEEDYHTEHLRNALNIKIVESVDEAIAHIAEFGSSHSEAILSENYTTVERFLNEVDAATVYANASTRFTDGGEFGFGAEVGISTNKLHARGPMGINDLTTYKFKVYGKGQIRA
- a CDS encoding YkgJ family cysteine cluster protein, which codes for MESIMKCEGYPYAFDPKACQSCTGKCCIGESGYIWVSQEEISAIALKLSLSKEEFINNYLLKIRYRFTIKEIAYEGGYGCIFFDMEKKMCRIYDVRPQQCRTFPFWEYFKENIDEVVTECPGIIRL